The following coding sequences are from one Pyxidicoccus xibeiensis window:
- the recN gene encoding DNA repair protein RecN: MLLGLRISNVAVIEEVEVAFGAGLTVLTGETGAGKSILVDALGLLLGGRADADVIRAGCEEASVEGVFARTPALGGRLEELGLPDLGEEVLVRRVLGRTGRGKVYVNGALVTVGVLSKLTRGAVDIAGQHEHVSLFDSGLHRVLLDRYGALDEALAAYFGEYTALREVDARMHALGGDEAKVRERAEFLRFQLDEITRLEPEAGEDVRLDAERKRLGSAEKLKRGASEAELLVAGEEQSAVETVGRALGLVHDAVKFDASLAPVAQSLSTALSELEEAQRRLNRYVEGLESDPSRLADVEERLDALKRLCRKHGVTLDGVLKKRGELETELGTLENRQEILEELAQERRRVEERARKAAAALSRKRTASAVEFSAQVRDGLAHLAMGKAAFDVRVTPGETLRPDGADEVEFFFSANPGEPARPLAKVASGGEASRLLLALKRALADSDGCGSYILDEADAGVSGAIADVVGRMIKEVSSHRQVLCITHLPQVAAYADAHLLIRKGLKAERTVSEVVVLEAGTERTRELARMMSGVEVTREALGAAEALVRSANRSLTTPPPPPRARRETGPEGGSRGRLRRTA, from the coding sequence GTGCTGCTGGGTCTGCGGATTTCGAACGTGGCGGTGATCGAGGAGGTGGAGGTGGCGTTCGGAGCCGGCCTCACCGTCCTCACGGGTGAGACAGGTGCGGGCAAGTCCATCCTCGTGGATGCACTGGGCCTTTTGCTCGGCGGGCGGGCCGACGCGGACGTCATCCGCGCCGGCTGTGAGGAGGCGTCCGTCGAGGGCGTCTTCGCACGCACCCCTGCCCTGGGCGGCCGCCTGGAGGAGCTGGGGCTGCCGGACCTCGGAGAGGAGGTGCTGGTGCGCCGGGTGCTCGGCAGGACGGGCCGGGGAAAGGTGTACGTCAACGGCGCCCTGGTGACGGTGGGCGTGCTGTCGAAGCTCACGCGCGGCGCGGTGGACATCGCCGGGCAGCACGAGCACGTCAGCCTGTTCGACTCGGGGCTGCACCGCGTCCTGCTCGACAGGTACGGCGCCCTGGACGAGGCGCTGGCCGCGTACTTCGGTGAGTACACGGCGCTGCGCGAGGTGGACGCGCGCATGCACGCGCTCGGGGGCGACGAGGCGAAGGTGCGCGAGCGCGCCGAGTTCCTGCGCTTCCAGTTGGACGAAATCACGCGGCTGGAGCCCGAGGCCGGCGAGGACGTGCGGCTGGACGCGGAGCGCAAGCGGCTGGGCAGCGCGGAGAAGCTCAAGCGCGGCGCGTCCGAGGCCGAGCTGCTGGTGGCCGGTGAGGAGCAGTCCGCCGTGGAGACGGTGGGCCGCGCGCTGGGGCTGGTGCATGACGCGGTGAAGTTCGACGCGTCGCTGGCGCCGGTGGCCCAGTCGCTGAGCACCGCCCTGTCCGAGCTGGAGGAGGCGCAGCGCCGGCTCAACCGCTACGTGGAGGGGCTGGAGTCCGACCCGTCGCGGCTGGCGGACGTGGAGGAGCGGCTGGACGCGCTCAAGCGCCTGTGCCGCAAGCACGGCGTCACCCTGGACGGGGTGCTGAAGAAGCGCGGCGAGCTCGAGACCGAGCTGGGCACGCTGGAGAACCGCCAGGAGATTCTGGAGGAGCTGGCCCAGGAGCGGCGCCGGGTGGAGGAGCGGGCGCGCAAGGCGGCCGCGGCGCTGTCGCGCAAGCGCACGGCGAGCGCGGTGGAGTTCTCCGCCCAGGTGCGCGACGGCCTGGCGCACCTGGCCATGGGCAAGGCGGCCTTCGACGTGCGGGTGACTCCGGGCGAGACGCTGCGGCCGGACGGCGCGGACGAGGTGGAGTTCTTCTTCAGCGCCAACCCCGGCGAGCCGGCGCGTCCGCTGGCCAAGGTGGCCTCCGGTGGCGAGGCGAGCCGGCTGCTGCTGGCCCTCAAGCGTGCCCTGGCGGACAGTGACGGCTGCGGCTCGTACATCCTGGACGAGGCCGACGCGGGCGTCAGCGGCGCCATCGCCGACGTGGTGGGGCGGATGATCAAGGAGGTGAGCAGCCACCGTCAGGTGCTCTGCATCACCCACCTGCCCCAGGTGGCGGCCTACGCGGACGCCCACCTGCTCATCCGCAAGGGCCTCAAGGCCGAGCGCACCGTGTCCGAGGTGGTGGTGCTGGAGGCCGGGACGGAGCGCACCCGCGAGCTGGCGCGGATGATGTCGGGCGTCGAAGTCACCCGGGAGGCCCTGGGCGCTGCCGAAGCCCTGGTGCGCTCGGCAAACCGCTCGCTGACCACGCCCCCGCCGCCGCCGAGGGCCCGCCGGGAAACCGGCCCGGAGGGGGGCTCCCGGGGGCGTCTCCGACGCACTGCGTAG
- a CDS encoding Stp1/IreP family PP2C-type Ser/Thr phosphatase, with protein MSSTAGQTAASRLKIVSAGLTDVGRKRNHNEDSFLIDDELQLYVVADGMGGHAGGGTASRIAVETIDKEMRRAREGKDNPFLSVPNLQDSPLPESLRTAVEKACLAIFTAAQEDARLSGMGTTVISLVVRDEHAFFAHVGDSRAYLIRGDLIQQISEDHSLVNEQIKAGMITPEEAKHSRYKNIITRSVGFEEEVQVDVMGLVSEPGDVFLLCSDGLANMLEDREIHDVVSKARSLDEVPKRLVDFANERGGDDNITVIVVGVEA; from the coding sequence GTGTCCAGCACCGCAGGGCAGACCGCGGCCTCCCGCCTCAAAATTGTCTCCGCCGGCCTGACGGACGTCGGGCGCAAGCGCAATCACAATGAGGACAGCTTCCTCATTGATGACGAGCTGCAGCTCTATGTCGTCGCGGACGGAATGGGCGGCCACGCGGGCGGTGGCACCGCGTCGCGCATCGCCGTGGAGACCATCGACAAGGAGATGCGCAGAGCGCGGGAGGGGAAGGACAACCCCTTCCTCTCCGTGCCCAACCTCCAGGATTCGCCCCTCCCCGAGTCCCTGCGCACCGCCGTGGAGAAGGCCTGTCTGGCCATCTTCACCGCCGCGCAGGAGGACGCGCGGCTGTCGGGCATGGGGACCACCGTCATCTCCCTGGTGGTCCGCGACGAGCACGCCTTCTTCGCCCACGTGGGCGACAGCCGGGCGTACCTCATCCGCGGCGACCTCATCCAGCAGATCTCCGAGGACCACTCCCTGGTCAACGAGCAGATCAAGGCCGGGATGATTACCCCCGAGGAGGCCAAGCACTCCCGCTACAAGAACATCATCACCCGCTCCGTCGGCTTCGAGGAGGAGGTGCAGGTGGACGTGATGGGGCTGGTGTCCGAGCCCGGTGACGTCTTCCTCCTCTGCTCGGACGGCCTCGCCAACATGCTCGAGGACCGGGAAATCCACGACGTGGTGTCCAAGGCGCGCAGTCTGGACGAGGTGCCCAAGCGCCTCGTCGACTTCGCCAACGAGCGGGGAGGGGACGACAACATCACCGTCATCGTGGTGGGCGTCGAAGCCTGA
- a CDS encoding M23 family metallopeptidase: protein MAKKSFTLMVIPDHDAPVKRYTIQRSFLMQVGMGLMLVVGLSAGASIHYFQVAADASENRILREENLTLRSQLKSVRERIEHIGSTLDRVERFDQKLRAVTLLSDPQRNLAMGPTEPEAGTTAPTTATQFTQLTTTETPKALLGRLDRLSAEATRQEQSLQELQAYFQDQKSLLASTPSVWPARGWVTSDFGSRLDPYTADRVMHAGIDIAAPHGKEIYSPSDGTVVFAGLEGGYGNVLVIDHGYGIKTRYGHLAKMLVKAGDKVKRGALIAAVGNTGRSTGPHLHYEVRVNGIPQNPRKFILEE from the coding sequence GTGGCGAAAAAGTCCTTCACACTGATGGTGATCCCGGATCATGACGCTCCGGTGAAGCGGTACACCATCCAGCGGTCCTTCCTCATGCAGGTGGGGATGGGGCTGATGTTGGTGGTGGGACTGTCGGCGGGTGCGAGCATCCACTACTTCCAGGTGGCGGCGGACGCCTCGGAGAACCGCATCCTCCGTGAGGAGAACCTCACGCTGCGCTCGCAGCTCAAGTCGGTGCGCGAGCGCATCGAGCACATCGGCTCCACGCTGGACAGGGTGGAGCGGTTCGACCAGAAGCTGCGCGCGGTGACGCTGCTGTCGGACCCGCAGCGCAACCTGGCCATGGGCCCCACGGAGCCCGAGGCGGGCACCACGGCGCCGACGACGGCCACCCAGTTCACCCAGCTCACCACCACGGAGACGCCCAAGGCGCTGCTGGGCCGGCTGGACAGGCTGAGCGCGGAGGCCACCCGTCAGGAGCAGAGCCTCCAGGAGCTGCAGGCGTACTTCCAGGACCAGAAGTCGCTCTTGGCCTCCACGCCGTCCGTCTGGCCCGCGCGCGGCTGGGTGACGAGCGACTTCGGCTCGCGGTTGGATCCGTACACCGCCGACCGCGTCATGCACGCCGGCATCGACATCGCGGCGCCGCACGGGAAGGAAATCTACTCCCCGTCGGACGGCACGGTGGTGTTCGCGGGGCTCGAGGGCGGCTACGGCAACGTGCTCGTCATCGACCACGGCTACGGCATCAAGACGCGCTACGGCCACCTGGCGAAGATGCTGGTGAAGGCCGGCGACAAGGTGAAGCGCGGCGCGCTCATCGCCGCCGTCGGCAACACCGGCCGCTCCACCGGCCCGCACCTCCACTATGAGGTCCGCGTCAACGGGATTCCCCAGAACCCGCGCAAGTTCATCCTCGAGGAGTAG
- a CDS encoding nucleotidyl cyclase domain-containing protein: protein MPYPLDDATATALIALNPWVLQRHRDAPVQAAVELLLQAEQARRGHPDAKTGALQVPALTQGSLLKEEYDLSTHAHHDGWRVGAVIADVQGMIHVNARFGFATGDAVLRATAESLAAQYPGAKVLRVHPDAFAALLVPTSQLTVREDLDVPTQERLARDVRRVLPEGTPDADVPAWTVSLLELTVDAPSHWQVLGPLVWAELERTHVMVRTGRSSGLQRRRLRLDGFVPAPATP from the coding sequence ATGCCCTACCCCCTCGACGACGCCACCGCCACCGCCCTCATCGCCCTGAACCCGTGGGTGCTCCAGCGCCACCGGGACGCGCCCGTGCAGGCCGCGGTGGAGCTGCTCCTCCAGGCGGAGCAGGCCCGCCGGGGCCACCCGGACGCGAAGACGGGCGCCCTCCAGGTGCCCGCCCTCACCCAGGGCAGCCTCCTGAAGGAGGAGTACGACTTGTCCACGCACGCGCACCACGACGGGTGGCGCGTGGGGGCCGTCATCGCCGACGTGCAGGGCATGATTCACGTCAACGCGCGCTTCGGCTTCGCCACCGGGGACGCGGTGCTGCGCGCGACCGCGGAGTCCCTCGCCGCGCAGTACCCCGGCGCGAAGGTGCTGCGCGTGCACCCGGACGCCTTCGCCGCGCTGCTGGTGCCCACCTCGCAGCTCACCGTGCGCGAGGACCTGGACGTCCCCACGCAGGAGCGCCTGGCCCGCGACGTGCGCCGCGTGCTGCCCGAGGGCACGCCCGACGCGGACGTGCCGGCGTGGACGGTGAGCCTGCTGGAGCTGACGGTGGATGCGCCCTCGCACTGGCAGGTGCTGGGGCCGCTGGTGTGGGCGGAGCTGGAGCGCACCCACGTCATGGTGCGAACCGGGCGCTCCAGCGGGCTGCAGCGCCGCCGCCTGCGCCTGGATGGCTTCGTCCCCGCGCCCGCCACGCCCTGA
- the rlmM gene encoding 23S rRNA (cytidine(2498)-2'-O)-methyltransferase RlmM, translated as MPSQTLAARPGHWLWTCRAGFESHLYEELEWAGAHPRLLGEALVESEAVTGLTPAFARAGYRVAVTLAGRTPDEVAEAAAKAVLALPGRSPWVVQAFTPDTPRGNALTAPAEALEAAVHARLPSERLVEDAQRARESGALVVGLCVAPDGVTVVGAVHAREALSLAAGGRRRMKRAGESPSRAAMKLEEALDGLAFEPGRGDVCVDLGAAPGGWTQRLVARGARVVAVDPAKLMPELAANRRVQHVQQSAFAYAPDEPVDWLFCDMAWRPLEVAQLLAKWGRKNWARHLVANIKLPMKDKNPVLLRVRHTLTAEGGWEGLTVRQLYHDRDEVTVTAHRMK; from the coding sequence ATGCCCTCGCAGACGCTGGCCGCGCGTCCAGGGCACTGGCTGTGGACCTGCCGTGCGGGCTTCGAGTCGCACCTCTACGAGGAGCTGGAGTGGGCGGGCGCGCACCCCCGCCTGCTCGGCGAGGCCCTGGTGGAGAGCGAGGCCGTCACCGGCCTCACCCCCGCCTTCGCGCGCGCCGGCTACCGCGTGGCCGTGACGCTGGCGGGACGCACGCCGGACGAGGTGGCGGAGGCCGCGGCGAAGGCCGTGCTCGCCCTGCCCGGCCGCTCGCCCTGGGTGGTGCAGGCCTTCACGCCGGACACGCCGCGCGGCAACGCGCTGACGGCGCCCGCGGAGGCGCTGGAGGCGGCGGTGCACGCCCGGCTCCCCTCGGAGCGGCTGGTGGAGGACGCGCAGCGGGCGCGCGAGTCGGGCGCCCTGGTGGTGGGCCTGTGCGTGGCGCCGGACGGGGTGACGGTGGTGGGCGCGGTGCACGCGCGCGAGGCGCTGTCCCTGGCGGCGGGCGGACGGCGGCGCATGAAGCGCGCCGGAGAGTCCCCCTCGCGCGCGGCCATGAAGCTGGAGGAGGCGCTCGACGGGCTGGCCTTCGAGCCCGGGCGCGGGGACGTCTGCGTGGACCTGGGCGCGGCGCCCGGCGGGTGGACGCAGCGACTGGTGGCGCGCGGCGCGCGGGTGGTGGCGGTGGACCCGGCGAAGCTGATGCCGGAGCTGGCCGCCAACCGGCGCGTCCAGCACGTGCAGCAGAGCGCCTTCGCCTACGCGCCCGACGAGCCGGTGGACTGGCTCTTCTGCGACATGGCCTGGCGGCCCCTGGAGGTGGCGCAGCTGCTGGCGAAGTGGGGCCGCAAGAACTGGGCGCGCCACCTGGTGGCCAACATCAAGCTGCCGATGAAGGACAAGAACCCCGTCCTGCTGCGCGTGCGCCACACCCTGACGGCGGAGGGAGGCTGGGAGGGCCTCACCGTCCGCCAGCTCTACCATGACCGGGACGAGGTGACGGTGACGGCCCACCGCATGAAGTGA